The region TTGTTCCTGTGGCTGATCGTCTTGCCGATCACCTTGCTGTTCCTGCTGCAACTGTATTTCTTCGTGCAGATCTGGTGGTGGGTCGATCATAATCCCGAATCCACCAGCTTCATGCGCCACCAGCTGTCGCTGCTGCAGGAAAAGAATCCCAATGCGCAGCTGCAATTCAAGTGGGTGCCGTACAACCGCATTTCCAACAACCTCAAGCGCGCCATCATTGCGTCGGAGGATTCCAATTTTTCCGAGCACGAAGGCGTGGACTGGGATGCGCTGCAAAAGGCGTACGAAAAGAACACCAAAAAAGGCAAGGTGGTGGCCGGCGGCTCGACCATTACCCAGCAGCTGGCCAAGAACCTGTTTCTGTCGGGCGAGCGCAGCTACCTGCGCAAGGCGCAGGAATTCATCATCACCTACATGCTCGAGTTCCTGATGGACAAGCAGCGCATCTTCGAGATCTATCTCAACGTGGTGGAGTGGGGTAACGGCGTGTTCGGCGCCGAAGCCGCATCGCTGCATTACTACAGCGCATCCGCCGCCAGCCTCGGCCCCAGCCAGGCGGCGCGGCTGGCGGTGATGTTGCCGCGCCCGCGCTTCTATGACAAGAATCCCGGCTCGGCCTACCTCGCCAATCGCACCGGACTGATCCTGCGCCGCATGAACGCAGCCGAACTGCCGCCGGCCAAACCGGTGGAAAAGCCGGCCGCCAAACCGGTCGCCAAGCCGCCGGCCAGGAAATAAGACCGCCGGGCACCGCCGTTGCAGGAACGTGCTTGCCTGCGGTGGAGCTAAAACGTACACTTGCGTTCGTTTCGCGGGCGGCCTTCTGCGGTGCATGTCGATTCAGCAAGTTTCTGCAGCCCGGCCGTACCGGCGTGTTGTCGGCGGCGCCAAAAGCGGCGCCTGCATCTTCAGTCGTCTTGTCCTGACAGTGAGATCACATGATTAATGTTTTTGTTTTGCAGAACGGTCGACTGAACCAGGTCAATATCGACAGCCGCAGCGATCTGGAAACGATTGCGCCGGTGTGGGTCGACCTGACCGAGCCGACCGACGACGAGCGTGCCTGGGTCAAGAGCATCTACGGCGTGACGCTGCCAGACGAAGACGAATTCAGCGACATCGAAGCCTCGGCGCGCTATTTCGAAGCCGAGAACGGCGACCTCCACCTGCGCACCGATTTCCTGTTCGAAGGCGACGACGACACCTCGGCCACCATGACGGTAGCCTTCATCCTGGCGCGCAATATCCTGTTTTCAGTGCATGCCGAAGACTTGCCGGTGTTTCGCCTGGTGCGCATGCGCGCCCGTTCGCGTCCCGGTTCGATCGGCGACTACCGCGACGTGCTGCTGGACCTGTACGAAACCGACGCCGAGTATTCGGCCGATGCGCTCGAAGGGATTTACCAGAAGCTCGAAGCGGTCAGCCACAGCGTGCTCAAGAAAAGCCTGTCCGACCAGGCTGCCGCCGAAGTGCTCAACACCATCGCCCACGAAGAAGACTTGAACGGCCGCATCCGCCGCAACATGATGGATACGCGCCGCGCGGTCAGCTTCCTGATGCGCGGCCGCCTGCTCAGCGCGGACCAGTTCGAGGACGCGCGCCAGATTCTGCGCGACATCGAATCGCTGGACGGCCACACCGCCTTCCTGTTCGACAAGATCAACTTCCTGATGGACGCCACCGTCGGTTTCATCAACATCAACCAGAACAAGATCATCAAGATCTTCTCGGTGGCCTCGGTCGCCTTCCTGCCGCCGACGCTGATCGCCAGCATCTACGGCATGAACTTCGACTGGATGCCGGAGCTGCATTGGGGTGGCGGCTACCCGCTGGCGATTGCGATGATGATCGGTTCGGCGATCGCGCCGTTCTGGTACTTCCGCCGGCGCGGCTGGCTGAACTGAGCACGGACAGGCAGCTTCCGCCAACCTGCTGTTCCAGTGTCAGGGCAGCGTGTTAAGGGTTTTCCAGCGGCCCTGTTCGGCGCGATACAAGGTGTAAGGAGGCGCTATCAGGCTGCCGTCGGGCGCGAACGAGATCGCCCCGGACAGCCCGTTGAATTTCATCTGATGCAGGATCGGCGACAGCAGGCGTGGATTGGTCGAGCCCGCGCGCTTCATGGCTTCGGCCAGCATATCCACTGCATCGTAGGCGAACCAGGTTCGGGGGATCAGCGGGGAGGTGTACTTTTCGCGATAGGCCTGCTCCAGCCGCTTGAAATTCTGTACTTTCTCCACCGGATGGCCATTCACCAGCACCAGCGTTCCTTCGGGATATTCCTCGGTCTTGCGCGGGAAAAGCGGGTTGACGGCGCCGCCTGCCAGCAGCAGTCGGGTTTGCAGGCCGAACTGGCGCAAGCGCACGGCGAAAGCGCTGGTCTGCGGCTCCACGCCGGCGAAGAACACCAGATCGGGGCTGGCGTTCCTGATCTTCGCCACGGCGGCGTTGAAATCCGAACTCTTGGCGTTGATTTTGTCGCTGTCCACGATCTGTCCGCCCTGGCGCGTCACGGCCGCTGCGAAGCCGCGCGCCAGCGCCTTGCCGAGCAGCGTGTCGTTGTCGATCAGCATGATGCGTTTGGCGCGCAGCACTTTGATGGCCGTTTCCGCCAGGTACTGCGAGGTGTATTCGCTGTGTCCGAGCAACTGGAAGACGGTTGAATAGCCGAGCTGCGTGAATTCGCGGCCGGACGAGGTCGGCGACAATTGCGGCACGCCGGCTTCGTTGTAGATTTTGGCGGCAGCGATGCTGGCGTCGGTGGTGAGGTGGCCGACCACGCCGACCACCCCGGCAGCAACAGCGGCACGGGCATTGATGACGGCCAGATTGAGGTCGTTCTTGTCGTCGGCGAGGAACAACCTCAGCACGATGTTCTTATCGCCGACGCGCAGTCCTTGCGCGTTGATCTTATCTACCGCAAATTGGGCCCCGTCGCGAGTGGTCTTGCCGCGCGGAATCGTCAGCGGACCGATCACGCCGATCAGCACGGTCTGGAATTGAGATGGCGGTGACGCTCCGTCCGCGGGCACAGCAGTCGCCGTCGTGGTCATGGCCGTGCACAGTGCAACACCAAACAAAAGAGAGAGGGTGCGGCGCATCGGAGCTCCTCGGGAAGGCTGACGGGTATTCATGCTACCTCCCTCGGTTGCGGCACATAGCGTGGAAAAGACGCGAGTTCGGCGCGCTCTTCCGGATTGTTTGTCTTCATGGAAACATTTTGTTGCCATCGCACTGCAGCGGCGTCTTGCGTGCGGGGAATGTCTGACAAGGATTTGAGCACTTATCCGATGTTGCAGCCCGGCATGCCCGTCGACAATAGGCATAAATAGGCACACACAGCCGCGCGCTGCACGCGTTCCCGCCCTCAGACACTCCAAGGACCCGGCAATGAAACATCATTACATCTCCCTGCTCGCCATCGGCTTGAGCATGCTGGCCATCCTCAATGGTTGCGCCGGTCCCGACTACCGTTCGCAGCCCAACAACGCGGGTGCGCCGCCGCCTTCCTATTCCTATAACACCACCGGCGTCATTGAAGCCATTGATGTCGCGCATGAAAACAGCAGCGGCGTCGGCGGTACGCTGATAGGCGGTGCGGTGGGCGGCTTGCTCGGCAATCAGATCGGCAGCGGCTCGGGACGCACGGCGGCAACCGTGGCCGGCGCAGTCGGCGGCGCCGTGGTGGGCAATCAGGTGCAGAAGAATCACGGCGGACGCGAAGTCTACAATATCCGCGTGCGCATGAATGACGGTTCTACTCAGACGTTCGCGCAGGACAGCGCCGGTGATCTGCGCATCGGAGATCGCGTGCGCCTCGACGGCGGCAGAGTTTACCGGTATTGATTAAGTCTGCAAATCCGGCGCGCCGGATTACCGATTATTGCGCCGGATAGAGACCGCCGAGCACGCGCAAACCGCGTGCGCCGGTGACGGCGGGCAGATTGCCTGGCAGGCGCAGGCAAAAGCGTTGCGCCAGCCAGGCGAAGGCCAATGCTTCCACATGATTGGGCGCCACGCCCAGCACTTCGGTCGACATGACCGGAACGGTGCGGCCCGCACTGGCCTGCAAGGCTTGCGCCAGCTGCTCCAGCAAGTACCCGTTGTAAGCGCCGCCGCCGCAGACATAGAGCGCAGCGGTGGCAGGTGCATGCGCGACGATGGCGTCGGCGATGGTGGTTGCGGTGAACGCCGTCAGCGTCGCCTGCACGTCAGCCGGCGGCAGCTGCGAGAAACCTTGCAGGCGCTGTTCCAGCCATTCGACGTGGAACAAGTCGCGGCCGGTGCTCTTGGGCGGCGGCAGCGCGAAATAGGCATCGCTGCGCAAGGCCGCCAGCAGGGCGGCGTCCACTTTTCCGGAAGCGCCCCAGGCGCCGTCGGCGTCATAGCTTTGACCCTGATGCCGCGCGATCCATGCATCCATCAATACATTGCCCGGACCGGTGTCGAAGCCTGAGGTGGCAGCTTGCCGGCCGGCAGGCAGGATGCTGATGTTGCTGATGCCGCCGATGTTGACCGCGACGCGCATCTCGCTGTCGCTGCCGAATACTGCCTGATGGAAGGCCGGCACCAGCGGTGCGCCCTGGCCTCCGGCGGCGACGTCGCGGCTGCGGAAGTCGGCGATGACGTCGATGCCGCACAGTTCGGCCAGCAGGCTGGGGTTGTTGGTCTGGCGCGTATAGCCGAGTTCGGGGCGATGGCGGATGGTTTGTCCATGCACGCCGACCGCGCGAATGTATGCCGCAGGAATCGCGCTTTTTTCAAGCAGTTGCGCCACGCATTGCGCGTAATGATTGGCCAACTGGTTCGCGGCCAATGCTTCGCGCTGCAATTCATTCTCGCCGTTGGATTGCAGCGCCATCAGCGCGGCCCGCAAATCTTGCGGGAACGGCACGTAGGCCGTCGCCAGCGTCGCCATCGGCTGGCCGTCGTCGGGCAGTGAAGCGAGCACGCCGTCAACGCCGTCCAGGCTGGTGCCGGACATCAGGCCGATATACAGGGATGAGGAGGCGGAGCGCTGCGGCGAAGAGAGTTCGGCGGGCATAAAAAAACCGGTGATGGAGTCGCTGCAATTCTACAGCGATTCCATCACCGGTTTTGAGTCCCGGAGGTTCCGGCGGATCGTGAACAGGTTCTTAGCGCGATGCCACCGTCAGGTTGCCGTTTTCACCGGCCGGACGCAGGAGCGAAAGACGGCGGTTCATGTCGGTGGAGACCGCGCGGAAACGCGCCAGTTGACCGCCGCTCAGCGGTTGCGCATTCGGCACGTCGACCGACAGCGGATTGCGCGGCACGTTGCTGACGCGGAATTCGTAGTGCAGATGCGGGCCGGTAGCCCAGCCGGTCATGCCGACAAAGCCGATCACTTCACCCTGGCTGATCTTGTCGCCCTTGCGCAGGCCGGTAGCGAAGCGGCTCATGTGGCCGTAAGCGGTGGAATAATTGTTCCAGTGCTTGATCACGACGATGTTGCCGTAGCCGTTTTGCTTGCCGACGAAGTCAACCACGCCGTCGCCCGAAGCATGAATCGGTGTGCCGGTCGGTGCTGCAAAGTCGACGCCGGTGTGCTGCTTCCAGATGCCGAGGATGGGGTGCACGCGCATCGAGAAGCCCGATGAAATACGCGTGAAGGCCAGCGGCGACTTGAGGAAGGCTTTCTTCAGCGACTTGCCGTCGAAGGAGTAATAGCCGCCGCCGATCTTGCTGCCCGGTTCGTCGAACCAGACCGCCTGGTAAGTGTTGCCGGCGTTGCTGAATTCGCCTGCCAGCACGCGGCCGGTGCGCACCGGTTCGCCATTGTTGTAGAAGGTTTCATAGACCACGTTGAAGCGGTCGCCGCGGCGCAGGTCGGACGCGAAGTTGATGTTGGTGGAGAACATGTCGACCAGTTGGGTCGCCACGCTGTCCGGGATCTGCGCATTATCGGTCGCCGCGAACAGCGACGAGCGGATCTGGCCGGAGCGCATTTCGACGCGGCGTTCCAGTACGGCCGGCGCGGTGCTGGCCTTGAACGTGTCGCCGCTGCGTTCGATCACGAGATTGTTGACCTGCTGGCCGTCGCGGCCGTCGCTCAGCGTCGCGGTCAGCTGTTGCAGCTCGCCATCTTCGGAAGTGCGCGCCATCACGCGCTTGCCGGCGCGCAATTGCATGACCGCGCGGGCCAGGGTGTCGGACTTGATGAAGTTGGCGGCGGCCTCGTCGTCCACGCCCAGGCGTGTCAGCAGCGTGGCCAGCGTGTCGCCGGAACGGACTTTTTCTTCGTTGACGTAAAACTCTTCACGGTCTTCCAGTTGCGCGACCTGTTGTTGCAAATCCGGCAAGGCCAGATCCTTGACGATGGCGTGGACCGGCGCATCGGAAGTGTCGGGCTCGGCCGGGGCGAAGCCGGCGGCGCCGATCGTGAAGGCGCCGAGGAACAGGGCGCCTGCGGACAGGATCTTGGTCTTGCGGGAAGAACCGTGGAATTTCTCCTGGCAGAGGAGATGGGTGGTGCGGTATAGGGAGGCGACGCGCGCGAATTTATCTTTAGGGAACATGCAATACGTTAAAATCTACCGTTTACGCTTGTTCCGAATCCTGTTGCAGGATGGCAATGAAGTTGGCGGATCGTTCCGCGCTGCCGGTGTGGTGAAACATACGACCGGCCAACCAGGTTGCCATTCAACCGCAAGCAGCGTCAATGACTCCCCGATGACGCACGCTTTTTACAGATTCTCGACAGGCGATGAATGCTAAATTCTCTGCTGATTGCGCTTCTAGATGGCGTGCGGCAGAAAGACGAAAGCGCGATTATAGCAAAGCGTCAATCCGGTACTGTCCTACAAAAGCCTATTTTTTAGTTATATCAATGAACGCCGAACAGCCTACACCCCAAACTCTCCTGCCCCTGTCCGATAAAGTCCAGGAAGCGCTGGCCATCACCAAGCGCGGCGTTGACGAATTGCTCATCGAAAACGAATTTGCGCAAAAACTGGCGCGCGCCGAAAAGAGCGGCCAGCCGCTGCGCATCAAGCTGGGCCTCGATCCGACTGCGCCCGACCTGCATCTGGGTCACACCGTGGTCCTGAACAAGATGCGCCAGCTGCAGGACCTCGGTCACAACGTGATTTTCCTGATCGGCGATTTCACTTCGATGATCGGCGACCCGTCCGGCCGCAACGCCACCCGCCCGCCGCTCACGCGCGAGCAGATCGAGGTCAACGCCAAGACCTATTTCGCCCAGGCCAGCCTGGTGCTGGATGCGGCCCGGACCGAGATCCGCTACAACTCCGAATGGTGCGACCCGCTCGGCAGCCGCGGCATGATCCAGCTGGCTTCGCGCTATACCGTGGCGCGCATGATGGAGCGCGACGATTTCACCAAGCGATTCAAGGAAGGCACGCCGATTTCGGTGCATGAGTTCCTTTATCCGCTGATGCAGGGTTATGACTCGGTCGCGTTGAAGTCTGACCTCGAGCTGGGCGGCACCGACCAGAAGTTCAACCTGCTGGTGGGCCGCGAGCTGCAAAAGGATTTCGGCCAGGAGCCGCAGTGCATCCTGACCATGCCGCTGCTGGAAGGCCTGGACGGCGTCGACAAGATGTCCAAGTCCAAGAACAATTACATCGGCATCACCGAACCGGCCAACACCATGTTCGCCAAGGTGATGAGCATTTCCGACGTGATGATGTGGCGCTATTACGAACTGCTGTCGTTCCGTTCGATCGCCGACATCGCCGGCTTCAAGGCCGAGGTCGCCGAAGGCAAGAATCCGCGCGACATCAAGGTGGCGCTGGCGCAGGAAATCGTCACGCGCTTCCACTCGCAACAGGCGGCCGAAGATGCGCTGGCCGATTTCGTCAACCGCTCCAAGGGCGGCATTCCGGATGATGTGCCGGAAGTCAGCCTGACCGGCGCGCCGCTGGGCATCGGCCAGCTGCTCAAGCAGACCAACCTGTGCGCCTCGACTTCGGAGGCCTTGCGCATGGTGGAGCAGGGCGGCGTGCGCATTGACGGTACGGTGATCAGCGACAAGGGGCTCAAGGTCGACGCCGGCGTATTCGTCGTGCAGGTCGGCAAGCGCAAGTTCGCCCGCGTTACCTTGTCGCAATGACAGCGACGGCAGCAGCGTCATGATCGGATTGTTGCAACGAGTCCGCAAAGCTGATGTCGTAGTGGAAGGCGAGCAGGTCGGGGCCATCGGTGCAGGCCTGATGGTGCTGGTCTGCGCCGAACGCGGCGACACCGTCAGGGAAGCCGACGGGCTGCTGACCAAGCTGCTGGCCTATCGCGTGTTTGCCGACGAGGCCGGCAAGATGAATCGCAGCGTGACCGACGTGCTGGGCGGCTTGCTGCTGGTGCCGCAGTTCACGCTGGCGGCCGACACCCGCTCCGGCACGCGGCCGTCGTTCACGCCGGCCGCACCGCCGGCGGAAGGCAAGCACCTGTTCGATCATTTCGTTACGCAGGCAAAAGCCCGCCACGGCGTGGTGGAGACCGGCCGCTTCGGCGCCGACATGCAGGTCTCCTTGACCAATGACGGGCCCGTCACGTTCTGGCTGCAGGTAAAACCGGCTGCCACCTGACGATAGTTGATGGCATTCAATAGCAGGCTGATTTTCAAAGGAGAGCACATATGAAACTCTGGAGCGATTCTTTTCAGGACGGCGCAGTCATTCCGGGCGAATTCGCCTTTGCCGTCGCCGATCCCAAAAACCACGTAGCCTTGTCGTCCAACAAAAACCCGCACCTGGCCTGGAGCGATCTGCCTCCCGGGACCAGGTCGCTGGTGCTGGTGGTGCATGATCCCGATGTGCCGTCGCGCGGCGACGACGTCAACCAAGAAGGCAAGACCGTGCCGGCCGATTTGCCGCGCGTCGATTTCTTCCACTGGACAATGGTGGATATTCCGGCCGGCGTCACCGAGCTGGCCGCGGGGCAATTCAGCAGCGCCGTCACCACGCGCGGCAAGGCCGGCCCGGCGATTCCCGGCGATCCGCTGTCGGGCGCGCGCCACGGCCTCAACGACTACACCAGCTGGTTCGCCGGCGACGGCGACATGAGCGGCGATTACTTCGGCTACGACGGTCCGTGCCCGCCGTGGAACGACGCCATCGCGCATCGTTACATTTTCACGCTGTACGCCATCGACCAGGAACAACTGACCGTCACCGGCAAGTTCACCGGCACCGACGTGCACAATGCGCTGCAAGGCCACGTGCTGGCGCAGGCGGCCATCACCGGCACGTACACGCTCAATCCCGACCTGATCAAGTAATCAGCAACTACCGCACGCGCCATGATCGCCACGCCCGCCAAGACCTCTACGACCGCCACGGCCGCCACGACTGATATCTTGCTGATTCGCCACGGCGAGACCGACTGGAATGTCGACAAACGGCTGCAAGGCCACATCGATATTCCGCTCAACGCCGAAGGGCGGCGGCAGGCGGCGGCGCTGGGCCGGGCGCTCGGCAGCGAGCCGCTCGACGCGATCTACGCCAGCGACCTGCAACGCGCGCGCGACACGGCGCAGGCGGTCGCCGCGCTGCAGGGCAAGGACGTGCACGTCGATGCAGCGCTGCGCGAACGCTGCTATGGCGGCTTCGAAGGCCTGCAGCATCACGACATCGCACAGCGTTATCCGCTGGACTATGCCGCCTGGAAAGCACGCGAACCCGATGCCCGCTATCCGGCCGGAGAACGCATCGCCGAAACCATGCGCGAATTCTCCGAGCGCACCGTCGGTGCGGTCACGCGCCTGATTCGCCACAGCAACGCCCTGCAGCACCGCAAGATCGCTATCGTCACGCATGGCGGCGTGCTCGAATGCATCTATCGCTGGTCGCGCCGGACCGGCTTTGGGCACGCGCGCGATTTCGACATCTTCAACGCCGGCATCAATCGCATGCAATGGGATGGCGAGCACCTCCACATCGCGCAGTGGGCCGACGTGGCGCATTTGTCGGCCGGCGTGCTGGACGAGGTCGATCGCTAAACCCCTTCCTGCCTTCCCGTTCCGTTCTGTCGGGCTGGATACGACGCCGGGTGGCAATTCTTGTCGCTTCGTCAAATGTGTTGTCGCCGCTGCGCTGCAAGACCGATTCTTGTTGGGGCGCACGGCCAATCGCGCTAAAATGACGCCCTTCCCCTGCAACCACACGACCGCACCGTCCAACGACCCGTGAATATCGGCCCGCATTCCCTGCGCAATAACGTTTTCGTCGCCCCGATGGCTGGTGTGACGGATCGGCCTTTCCGCCAGTTGTGCAAGCAACTGGGGGCGGGTTACGCCGTGTCGGAGATGGCGGCCTCGGATCCGCGCTTGTGGCAAAGCGAGAAGACGTCGCGCCGCACCAACCACGACGGCGAGATGGAGCCGAAGGCGGTGCAGATCGCCGGCGCCGATCCCGCCATGCTGGCCGATTGCGCGAAACATAACGTCGACCGCGGCGCGCAGATCATCGACATCAACATGGGCTGCCCGGTCAAGAAGGTGTGCAACAGCTGGTGCGGTTCGGCCTTGCTGCAAAACGAAAAGCTGGTCGGCCAGATTCTCGACGCGGTCGTCAATGCGGTCGACGTGCCGGTGACGCTGAAATTCCGCACCGGCTGGAACCGCGAAAACAAGAACGCCCTGGCCATCGCCGCCATGGCCGAACAAAGCGGCATCGCCATGCTGACGCTGCACGGCCGTACGCGCGCCGACGGCTACAGCGGCGAAGCCGAGTACGAAACGATTGCCGCCGTCAAGGCGGCGGTGAAGATTCCGGTGGTCGCCAACGGCGACATCACCACGCCCGAGCGTGCACGGCATGTGCTGGCGGTGACCGGCGCCGACGCCGTCATGGTCGGCCGCGCAGCCCAGGGACGGCCGTGGATCTTCCGCGAAATCGATCACTTCCTGCGCACCGGCACGCATTTGCCGGCGCCGATGGTAGCGGAAGTGCAGGAACTGATGCTGGAACATCTGCAGGCGCACTACGCGTTTTACGGCGAGTATCTCGGCGTACGCACGGCGCGCAAGCACATAGGATGGTATGTCCGCGACCTGCCGGAGGGGGAACAATTCCGGCAGCGCATGAACCGTCTCGAAGATTGCCAGCTGCAATGGAACGCAGTGCGCGATTTCTTTGAATCGCAGGCGGCATATGGCGAGCGGTTACAATACGGGATTGCCGATCAGCCGCTGGCAGCATAGCTGCGAGGCGGATTGGCCTGGACTTGGAGCCAGCGGCTTTTCATTGATCAACACACTAAAAAGAACAGAAGCATTTCGTAATGAGTAAAGAAAGTATCGAGGATGTCGTCAGGAAGAGCCTTGACAAGTATTTCAAGGACCTGGGCGAGCAGCTGCCATCGAATGTCTATGACATGGTTGTTTTGACGGTCGAGAAACCGATCTTCGAAGCAGTGATGGCGCGCGCCGACGGCAATCAGTCGCAAGCCGCAGAAATTCTCGGCATCAACCGCAATACCCTGCGCAAGAAATTGCAGCAGCACGGCTTGCTGTAACACTTGCATGCGGCGGTGCGCCTGCCAGCGCATCGCCGGTCACACCTACACCGTCGCCGAATTCCTTCATCCACGCAGTTCTTCTTCTCCTTCATGCCATCATGATCAAACAAGCACTCATCTCCGTTTCCGACAAAGCCGGCGTGCTCGACTTTGCGCGCGCGCTGTCCGCCATGGGCGTCAACATCCTGTCCACTGGCGGCACCGCCAAGCTGCTGGCCGACAACGGCGTCAAGGTGACCGAAGTCGCCGACTACACCGGTTTCCCGGAAATGCTGGATGGACGCGTCAAGACGCTGCATCCCAAAGTGCATGGCGGCATCCTGGCGCGCCGCGATTTCCCCGAGCATGTCGCCGCCCTGGACAAGCACGGCATCCCGACCATCGACATGGTGGTGGTGAACCTGTATCCGTTCCAGCAGACCGTCGCCAAGGAAGAATGCTCGCTGGAAGACGCGATCGAAAACATCGACATCGGCGGCCCGGCAATGCTGCGTTCGTCGGCCAAGAACCACAAGGATGTGGTCGTGATCTGCGATCCGACCGACTACGCCGGCGTGCTGGCCGACCTGCAAAACGGCGGCGACCTGCCGTACGAAAAGCGCTTTGCACTGGCCAAGAAAGTATTCGCCCACACTGCACAATACGACGGCGCCATCACCAACTATTTCACCTCGCTGGGCGAAGACAAGCAACATGCCACGCGCAGTGCCTATCCGGAAACCCTGAACCTGCACTTCGAAAAAGTCCAGGACATGCGCTACGGCGAGAACCCGCATCAATCGGCCGCGTTCTACCGCGACGTCAAGAAGGTCGACGGCGCGCTGGCCAATTACACCCAGCTGCAAGGCAAGGAACTGTCGTTCAACAACATCGCCGATGCCGACGCCGCGTGGGAATGCGTCAAGACCTTCGATGCCGCCGACACGACCGCCTGCGTCATCATCAAGCACGCCAATCCATGCGGCGTGGCGATCGGCGCCAATCCGCTGGAGTCGTACAGCAAGGCCTTGCAGACTGATCCGACTTCGGCCTTCGGCGGCATCATCGCCTTCAATCGCGAACTCGACGGCGCGGCCGCCGAAGCGGTCGCCAAGCAATTCGTCGAAGTGCTGATCGCACCGTCCTTCAGCGCCGAAGCGAAGAAGATTTTCGCCGCCAAGCAAAACGTCCGCCTGCTGGAAATCCCGCTCGGCAACGGCCTCAATGCGCATGACTTCAAGCGCGTCGGGGGCGGCCTGCTGGTGCAATCGCCGGACGCCAAGAACGTGCTGCTGGCCGACGTCAAGGTCGTCAGCAAGAAGCAACCGACACCGCAGCAATTGCAGGACCTGATGTTCGCCTGGCGCGTCGCCAAGTTCGTCAAATCCAATGCGATCGTTTTCTGCGGCAACGGCATGACGCTGGGTGTCGGCGCCGGCCAGATGAGCCGTATCGACTCCGCCCGCATCGCTTCGATCAAGGCGCAGAATGCGGGCCTGACGCTGGCCGGATCGGCAGTGGCGTCGGATGCCTTCTTCCCGTTCCGCGACGGCCTGGACGTGGTGGTCGACGCTGGTGCGACCTGCGTGATCCATCCGGGCGGTTCGATGCGCGATCAGGAAGTGATCGATGCAGCGAATGAACGCGACGTCGTGATGCTGCTGACCGGTACGCGCCACTTCCGCCACTGATTCT is a window of Herbaspirillum hiltneri N3 DNA encoding:
- the mtgA gene encoding monofunctional biosynthetic peptidoglycan transglycosylase, with the translated sequence MKLLRKLFLWLIVLPITLLFLLQLYFFVQIWWWVDHNPESTSFMRHQLSLLQEKNPNAQLQFKWVPYNRISNNLKRAIIASEDSNFSEHEGVDWDALQKAYEKNTKKGKVVAGGSTITQQLAKNLFLSGERSYLRKAQEFIITYMLEFLMDKQRIFEIYLNVVEWGNGVFGAEAASLHYYSASAASLGPSQAARLAVMLPRPRFYDKNPGSAYLANRTGLILRRMNAAELPPAKPVEKPAAKPVAKPPARK
- the corA gene encoding magnesium/cobalt transporter CorA encodes the protein MINVFVLQNGRLNQVNIDSRSDLETIAPVWVDLTEPTDDERAWVKSIYGVTLPDEDEFSDIEASARYFEAENGDLHLRTDFLFEGDDDTSATMTVAFILARNILFSVHAEDLPVFRLVRMRARSRPGSIGDYRDVLLDLYETDAEYSADALEGIYQKLEAVSHSVLKKSLSDQAAAEVLNTIAHEEDLNGRIRRNMMDTRRAVSFLMRGRLLSADQFEDARQILRDIESLDGHTAFLFDKINFLMDATVGFININQNKIIKIFSVASVAFLPPTLIASIYGMNFDWMPELHWGGGYPLAIAMMIGSAIAPFWYFRRRGWLN
- a CDS encoding branched-chain amino acid ABC transporter substrate-binding protein, which gives rise to MRRTLSLLFGVALCTAMTTTATAVPADGASPPSQFQTVLIGVIGPLTIPRGKTTRDGAQFAVDKINAQGLRVGDKNIVLRLFLADDKNDLNLAVINARAAVAAGVVGVVGHLTTDASIAAAKIYNEAGVPQLSPTSSGREFTQLGYSTVFQLLGHSEYTSQYLAETAIKVLRAKRIMLIDNDTLLGKALARGFAAAVTRQGGQIVDSDKINAKSSDFNAAVAKIRNASPDLVFFAGVEPQTSAFAVRLRQFGLQTRLLLAGGAVNPLFPRKTEEYPEGTLVLVNGHPVEKVQNFKRLEQAYREKYTSPLIPRTWFAYDAVDMLAEAMKRAGSTNPRLLSPILHQMKFNGLSGAISFAPDGSLIAPPYTLYRAEQGRWKTLNTLP
- a CDS encoding outer membrane lipoprotein translates to MKHHYISLLAIGLSMLAILNGCAGPDYRSQPNNAGAPPPSYSYNTTGVIEAIDVAHENSSGVGGTLIGGAVGGLLGNQIGSGSGRTAATVAGAVGGAVVGNQVQKNHGGREVYNIRVRMNDGSTQTFAQDSAGDLRIGDRVRLDGGRVYRY
- a CDS encoding anhydro-N-acetylmuramic acid kinase, which gives rise to MPAELSSPQRSASSSLYIGLMSGTSLDGVDGVLASLPDDGQPMATLATAYVPFPQDLRAALMALQSNGENELQREALAANQLANHYAQCVAQLLEKSAIPAAYIRAVGVHGQTIRHRPELGYTRQTNNPSLLAELCGIDVIADFRSRDVAAGGQGAPLVPAFHQAVFGSDSEMRVAVNIGGISNISILPAGRQAATSGFDTGPGNVLMDAWIARHQGQSYDADGAWGASGKVDAALLAALRSDAYFALPPPKSTGRDLFHVEWLEQRLQGFSQLPPADVQATLTAFTATTIADAIVAHAPATAALYVCGGGAYNGYLLEQLAQALQASAGRTVPVMSTEVLGVAPNHVEALAFAWLAQRFCLRLPGNLPAVTGARGLRVLGGLYPAQ
- a CDS encoding M23 family metallopeptidase — translated: MFPKDKFARVASLYRTTHLLCQEKFHGSSRKTKILSAGALFLGAFTIGAAGFAPAEPDTSDAPVHAIVKDLALPDLQQQVAQLEDREEFYVNEEKVRSGDTLATLLTRLGVDDEAAANFIKSDTLARAVMQLRAGKRVMARTSEDGELQQLTATLSDGRDGQQVNNLVIERSGDTFKASTAPAVLERRVEMRSGQIRSSLFAATDNAQIPDSVATQLVDMFSTNINFASDLRRGDRFNVVYETFYNNGEPVRTGRVLAGEFSNAGNTYQAVWFDEPGSKIGGGYYSFDGKSLKKAFLKSPLAFTRISSGFSMRVHPILGIWKQHTGVDFAAPTGTPIHASGDGVVDFVGKQNGYGNIVVIKHWNNYSTAYGHMSRFATGLRKGDKISQGEVIGFVGMTGWATGPHLHYEFRVSNVPRNPLSVDVPNAQPLSGGQLARFRAVSTDMNRRLSLLRPAGENGNLTVASR
- the tyrS gene encoding tyrosine--tRNA ligase gives rise to the protein MNAEQPTPQTLLPLSDKVQEALAITKRGVDELLIENEFAQKLARAEKSGQPLRIKLGLDPTAPDLHLGHTVVLNKMRQLQDLGHNVIFLIGDFTSMIGDPSGRNATRPPLTREQIEVNAKTYFAQASLVLDAARTEIRYNSEWCDPLGSRGMIQLASRYTVARMMERDDFTKRFKEGTPISVHEFLYPLMQGYDSVALKSDLELGGTDQKFNLLVGRELQKDFGQEPQCILTMPLLEGLDGVDKMSKSKNNYIGITEPANTMFAKVMSISDVMMWRYYELLSFRSIADIAGFKAEVAEGKNPRDIKVALAQEIVTRFHSQQAAEDALADFVNRSKGGIPDDVPEVSLTGAPLGIGQLLKQTNLCASTSEALRMVEQGGVRIDGTVISDKGLKVDAGVFVVQVGKRKFARVTLSQ